From a single Nicotiana tomentosiformis chromosome 2, ASM39032v3, whole genome shotgun sequence genomic region:
- the LOC138904787 gene encoding uncharacterized protein yields MTLSLQKFIKEDVPLLPNETPNNERFLVTEAWKHSDCLCKNYILSGLEDDLYNIYSNMETSKELWIGLEKKYKTEDVGLKKFVAAKFLDYKMVDTKSVITQVQELIFIERLVSNEAFQVAAMIEKLPHLWKDFKNYFKHKKQGDVARRSHCSDAPQNNRNRKKPSGPKSNPSKNRFKGNCYKFGKAGHKSADCRTPRKDKKKGQANMVEKHEDIGDLCVMLSECNLVVNPKE; encoded by the exons atgACTTtaagtctacagaagttcattaaGGAAGATGTTCCTCTTCTGCCTAATGAAACTCCAAacaatgaacgctttctcgtgactgaggcgtggaagcattctgattgtttgtgcaagaattacattcttagCGGGCTGGAGGACGATCTGTATAATATCTATAGTAatatggagacgtcaaaagaactGTGGATtggtcttgaaaagaaatacaAAACTGAGGATGTCGGgttgaagaaattcgttgccgcaaaatttttggactacaaaatggtagataccaagtctgttattacccaagtccaggagtT AATTTTCATTGAACGTCTTGTCagcaatgaagcattccaagttgcagcgatgattgagaagttgcctcatttgtggaaggacttcaaaaattacttTAAACACAAAAAGCAAGGAGATGTCGCtcgaagatctcattgttcg GATGCTccacaaaataatagaaataggaaGAAGCCTTCTGGACCAAAAAGCAACCCAAGCAAGAATCGGTTCAAAGGAAATTGCTACAAATTTGGGAAAGCTGGACACAAATCTGCAGATTGTCGTACTCCAAGgaaagacaagaagaagggtcaagcaaacatggttgaaaagcacGAGGATATTGGTGACTTGTGTGTTATGCTTTCTGAATGCAACCTGGTAGTAAATCCTAAGGAATAG